In the Planctomycetota bacterium genome, CACAAATGCGAAAGGCTATTTGGGAGGCGACAGTGGAACCTCGGCTGGATCTAACTCTCCTGGTGGAGAAGGCTATAATGGCAGCGGCAGGAAAGGCGGCTATGCTAACGCATCTGCGGCGACTGGCGGCACGACTGTTGAATCCGGTGGTGCTGGAGGCGGAGGAGGGGCTACGCAATCAATTGGGGCAGGAAGCGGGAGCGCTGGAACTGTCGGTTCGGGCGGCGGCGGCGGTGGCGGTGCTTATCAAAGTTCTGTTGGTTTTGGAAAAGATTCTTCAAGTGGTGCCGGAGGCGGTGGTGGTAACGGTTCCGTTGGAGTTGGAGGAGGCGGTGCAGGCGCGGGTGGTTCCGGTAGCACTAATACTGGGGGGAATGGCGGCAGCGGAAGTTTTAATACTAGTGTTGCATGGGCAGGCGGCGGGGGTGGCGGCGGAACCGATGGGCAAGCCAATTCTTCCAACCTAATAAACCGTGCGTATATGGGAGGGGGAGGAGGAGCAAGTGGAGGTGAAAACGTTCCGGGCTACACAACGGACTACGGTTATGCAGGCGGTAATGGCGGTGGTATTATTTTCATTTCGGCTAATATTATCAATGTGATTAATGGCGCATCAATTGCGGCTAATGGTCAGGCAGGAGCTAATGGTCGCAATGTTACTTTTGGAAGTGGAGGCGGCGGCGGAGGAGCGGGAGGTTCAATTATCCTTATTGCTATAACAATTACAAATCCCGGGGCAAGCGGAATTACGGCTAATGGAGGTGCTGGAGGTACTGGTAAGTTTAATGGTGGTAATGGCGGCGGTGGCAGAACCTATGCTAAATATTATGGCTCTGCACCGGCTAATTTACCAACCCCAAATTATGCATCGGCTTCGCTTGCCTATTTTGCTTCCGGCGTCTATACCTCAACAGCAATTGCACCGACAGGCGTTTCTTACTGGGGAACTCTTAATCATACAAAGATTACCCCAGCTAATACACTCTTAACCGTAGATGTCTTGAGCTCTTCAAATAATGCATTATTAGTTGCCAATGTCCCATCGGGAACCGACCTTATGACAGCTTATCCGGCAACATTTGCCAATATTACCGGTATAAAACTACGGGCAAATTTCTCTACATCCGATACCACTCAAACAGCAACTTTGTCTGATTGGCAATTAGAATATGCCGCGGGAACCGCGGTCTCCACCACCAACTGGTCTGATATTATCAATGGAAATTCTATTCAAATGGGACAGTCTGTTGCCCATGTCAAGTTTGATATGCGGACGGTTGAAGGCACCGCCCGCTGGAAACGATTCCGTATTGATAAAGGATTAAAGGCATATTCTACTAACATTGCCTGCCCGGATTGTAAAATTGAAATCCAAGTATGGATGGAATCTGATAGCAACGGGTTTTGGGATACAGGCGACACTTTTATCAGTAAAGGAAACTTTAGTAACGGCACCTGTTATCTTAATATGAAACAATGGTCCATTACGACCACCCCCAAGACTTACTACATTGTATACAAGCTTGCTAATGACATTGGGGGTGGTCAACGTGCCGGGGTGAAGATAGCGGATAGCAGTTATTTGGAATTTGAAAATGCTACCATGCGTAGGAGTCCCTTAAGGGGACTCCGGAGTCCCAATGAATATCGGGATATTGGTGTACCTTGAGTTTGCCGCCCCGATACATCGGGGCGTAGGAGTGCCAGAATAATATAACTACAAAAACACCCTGTCGAAACGGCGGGGTGGTGAAAAAGGAACGTTTTAATATAATGAACGTGAACAAGAAACTTGGTTTTATTTGTGACGTAGGGTTCCTGAGTAGGAACATCAAAGGATTACGGAATAATAAGCCTCTCCCCTGCCTCGCCGATGTGGGGGGGCGCGTCTTTACGACCATGCCCCCGCGTCTTTACGACCATGTCCCTACGTCTTTACGACTATCCCCCTGCGTCTCTACTATAGAGACCCCACGGCGTTATGACCATGCCCCCGCGGTCTTACTAGGGATAAACCACGGTCTTACGAGAAATACCCCGCGGTCTTATGAGAGATACCCCACGGCTTTACGAAGGACACCCCGCGGCTTTATAACCAGTGCCCCACGGTTTTATGAGGAGTCCCCCGCAGGAGGTACCGTACCTACCCCCCTACGTTTGAATTCACCAAATTTTGTAACCCTTTATAAAACAAGATGATACAAATAAAATTGATGCCGAAAAAGTTACCAATAATTGCGAGTGAGCCATGACACAAGATGCAAGAGGGAAAAATGCTCTCAGTCGTGGCAGGGATAATATAAGCCGTATTTAGAAAATATATAAAGGAGAAATTTCAAATGAATAAAGAAAACAAATTATATGGGTTGTTAGGATTATGGTGTTTTTTATGTTTCACCTTAATGGTAATTCAAGTTATGGCATGGTGCCCGGCTGCAGAAGAGGAAACGAAGAAATTCTTTAAGAACCCACCGCCTCCTCCAAAACCAGGAGACCAAATGAAACCGAATCCTGCTCCTGAACAAAAGCCGGAACCTCCTCTTCCACAAGCTCCAGAACCAACTCCACCAGCAATCCCAGCTCCACCCCCCCAAAAAGTAAAACCCGCCCCAATTCCGGCGCCAACCGTAAAACCGCCCCCACCTCCACTGCGGCCTCCGGCCGGGACAGGTATCGAACCGTTAGTTTTTAACCCGTTGTCTACAGTTCCGATGTGGGAAAACTGGTGGTCAAGAAACCGCCTTTATTACCTGCCATTTAAAAATATAATCCAGTGGGCTGATGATATAAACCCTAAAAAAATGGATGACGGGACCCTTAACGTGGAAGCCAATCCAATCAGCAAGCAATCATTGGAGTTCCTTATAAAATGCCTGAAAGAAAATGAAAATCCTATTATCAGGGCAAATGCCGCACTAGCTCTAGGAAAATACAAACATAGAGGTGCTGTCCCGGCACTAAAAGACGCATTAAAGAATGATGCTAATTTTGATGTAAAGAATGTCTCGGCTTTAGCTTTGGGAATCATGGGAGAAGAATCTGCTATTACCGATTTAAAAGCAATCTTATTTAATGAAACGGATGAAAAATCCCAGATGATTAGCCGCGCGTACGCCGCACTGGCACTCGGTTATATAAAAACCGAAGAATCAATTAATATACTGAAAGAAGCACTTGACCCAAACAAAAAATTACATAAGGAAATTCAATGCTCATCTATTCTTTCCCTGGGCAATATTCAGAATAAATCATCAGTTGATTTCTTGGGCAAAATATTGAATGATGCTTCGTATGATGAATATGTCCGGTCATACGCAGCCGTTGCTCTTGGCCGGCTCAAAGATGAATCTGCGCTTCCTTACTTGATAAAATCGCTGCAGGTAAAGGAAAGCACTATCCGCTCAAGCATCGCACTGGCTATGGGATTGATTAAATCACCTAAGGCAAAAGATGAATTGATAAATCTTATCAGCAAGGATAAGTCAACCGAAACCAAAGCATTTGCCGTGATATCACTTGCTCAATTAGGCGATAATAAGGCTTTCGATACCATCCATAACCTTACTAAAAAACCTGATTTTAATATTGAAGGGATGGCTTTTTTATCGCTAGGTTTATTGGGTAATAAAGCATCCATTCCGGAACTCCAAAAAATAGTGGTGAAAAAGACAAAGCCTCTTTCGCGCGGCGCCGCTATTATTGCTCTTGGCATGATGAAAGATATCTCATCCGTCAATACTTTGATTGAGGTTGTTCAAAAAGAAATCAATTCCGATCCTGTAAGCTGGAATTATGCTGTCCTTGCCCTGGGAATGATTGGAGACCAACAAGCCGTCCCTGCCTTGGAAGAAGCTTTCAAAAACGCCCAGCAAAGGGTTGATATGGCAAAAGTCGGTTATAATAATCTTACCATATCACTTGCTATGCTCGGCAAACGAAATGAAGTATTAGAAGAATTATATAAAAGAATCAGTGACAGTAAAAGTCTTCCGCAAATAAAAACCAGGGCACTCCACGGCATAGGGTATATCGGCGATAAAGCTTCTATTAAACAATTGATGGACTTCTATGTCGCGGAAAAAAATGACGACCTGAGATCTTATGCCATATTAGCCATGGGTTTTATCCTGGATAACGAGCGGGTTAATCCTCTATATAAAATCACTGCTGACAATAATTTCGTGATTACCATGCTGATTTTGAACCATATATTCTTTAGTAAACCTGAATAATCTATAAACGCATAAAATGGAGTAAATTTGTGTAAAAGGAGTACTATGATTATGAAAAACATGAAAACCAACCTTTTTAGGAACGGGCCACCAAAGGTAACTGTAGTATTACCCCGTAAATACTTCTTCACCATAACGCTTTTTTTGTCCGGTTTTCTCATATACGGCCTTTTAATCATTTCTAAGGGGCTTTATGCAGATACGATAGAACTTCTATCAGGTGAAATGGTTCACGGACGGATTATCGGTGAGGAAAAACAAACTTTAAAACTACTTCCAGAAAACAAGGAT is a window encoding:
- a CDS encoding HEAT repeat domain-containing protein, which gives rise to MNKENKLYGLLGLWCFLCFTLMVIQVMAWCPAAEEETKKFFKNPPPPPKPGDQMKPNPAPEQKPEPPLPQAPEPTPPAIPAPPPQKVKPAPIPAPTVKPPPPPLRPPAGTGIEPLVFNPLSTVPMWENWWSRNRLYYLPFKNIIQWADDINPKKMDDGTLNVEANPISKQSLEFLIKCLKENENPIIRANAALALGKYKHRGAVPALKDALKNDANFDVKNVSALALGIMGEESAITDLKAILFNETDEKSQMISRAYAALALGYIKTEESINILKEALDPNKKLHKEIQCSSILSLGNIQNKSSVDFLGKILNDASYDEYVRSYAAVALGRLKDESALPYLIKSLQVKESTIRSSIALAMGLIKSPKAKDELINLISKDKSTETKAFAVISLAQLGDNKAFDTIHNLTKKPDFNIEGMAFLSLGLLGNKASIPELQKIVVKKTKPLSRGAAIIALGMMKDISSVNTLIEVVQKEINSDPVSWNYAVLALGMIGDQQAVPALEEAFKNAQQRVDMAKVGYNNLTISLAMLGKRNEVLEELYKRISDSKSLPQIKTRALHGIGYIGDKASIKQLMDFYVAEKNDDLRSYAILAMGFILDNERVNPLYKITADNNFVITMLILNHIFFSKPE